From a region of the Streptacidiphilus albus JL83 genome:
- a CDS encoding heavy metal translocating P-type ATPase, with protein sequence MSTTLTARPAPPAARDVSPPRRRTRLLAQPEARWAAAATVLFLLALALQLAGASAWVWGPLYALGYATGGWEPGLAGLRALRERTLDVDLLMIVAALGAAAIGQVMDGGLLIVIFATSGALEALATARTQDSVRALLDLAPATATRLTADGGEETVATGELGVGDLVLVRPGERIGADGRVLDGSSEVDQATVTGEPLPVAKAPGDEVFAGTLNGTGALRVRIERDPADSVIARIVQLVEEASETKAPTQLFIEKVEQRYSIAMVIATLVVFLAPVALGGNTTAALLRAMTFMIVASPCAVVLATMPPLLSAIANAGRHGVLVKSAVVMEQLGQVDAVALDKTGTLTEGAPRVAETRPLAGSGLSEDDLLALAAAAEHPSEHPLARAVVDAARARGLEPAEARDFASAPGIGVTATVDGSAVAVGAPARLLGGSADTEAVEAAAVARELEVRGRTAVLVERDGVPVGLLGIADRLRPDAAATVAALTALTALPPMLLTGDNPRAAARLAAEAGIPARGVRAGLLPQDKVAEVRRLEADGHRVLVVGDGVNDAPALAAAHAGIAMGRAGSDLALETADAVIVRDELGTVPTVVALSRRARRLVVQNLVVAAVFVTGLVVWDLAGRLPLPLGVLGHEGSTVVVGLNGLRLLRDRAWERAGAGS encoded by the coding sequence ATGTCGACGACCCTCACCGCACGCCCGGCGCCACCCGCCGCGCGCGACGTCTCCCCACCCCGGCGGCGCACCCGCCTGCTCGCGCAGCCCGAGGCGCGCTGGGCGGCGGCGGCCACCGTGCTGTTCCTGCTCGCCCTCGCGCTGCAGCTGGCCGGGGCGAGCGCCTGGGTCTGGGGCCCCCTCTACGCGCTCGGCTACGCCACCGGCGGTTGGGAGCCCGGCCTGGCCGGGCTCCGGGCGCTGCGTGAGCGGACCCTGGACGTGGACCTGCTGATGATCGTCGCGGCCCTCGGCGCCGCCGCCATCGGCCAGGTCATGGACGGCGGCCTGCTGATCGTCATCTTCGCCACCTCCGGCGCGCTGGAGGCGCTGGCCACCGCCCGGACCCAGGACTCGGTGCGGGCCCTGCTCGACCTCGCCCCGGCCACCGCCACCCGGCTCACCGCCGACGGCGGCGAGGAGACCGTCGCCACCGGCGAACTGGGCGTCGGCGACCTGGTCCTGGTCCGCCCCGGCGAGAGGATCGGTGCGGACGGCCGGGTCCTGGACGGGAGCAGCGAGGTCGACCAGGCCACCGTCACCGGCGAGCCGCTGCCGGTGGCCAAGGCCCCCGGCGACGAGGTCTTCGCCGGAACCCTCAACGGCACCGGCGCGCTCCGGGTACGGATCGAGCGCGACCCCGCCGACTCGGTGATCGCCCGGATCGTCCAGCTGGTCGAGGAGGCGTCCGAGACCAAGGCGCCGACCCAGCTGTTCATCGAGAAGGTCGAGCAGCGCTACTCGATCGCCATGGTGATCGCCACCCTCGTGGTCTTCCTGGCCCCGGTCGCCCTCGGCGGGAACACCACGGCCGCCCTGCTGCGGGCGATGACCTTCATGATCGTCGCCTCGCCCTGCGCGGTGGTGCTGGCCACCATGCCGCCGCTGCTGTCCGCCATCGCCAACGCCGGCCGGCACGGCGTCCTGGTCAAGTCGGCCGTGGTGATGGAGCAGCTCGGCCAGGTCGACGCGGTCGCCCTGGACAAGACCGGCACCCTCACCGAGGGCGCCCCGCGCGTCGCCGAGACCCGTCCGCTCGCCGGCAGCGGCCTGTCCGAGGACGACCTGCTCGCACTCGCGGCGGCGGCCGAGCACCCCAGCGAGCACCCGCTGGCCCGGGCCGTGGTCGACGCGGCCCGCGCGCGCGGACTGGAACCGGCCGAGGCCCGGGACTTCGCCTCCGCGCCGGGCATCGGGGTGACCGCCACCGTCGACGGCTCCGCCGTCGCGGTCGGCGCCCCGGCCCGGCTGCTGGGCGGCAGTGCTGACACCGAAGCCGTGGAGGCCGCCGCCGTCGCCCGGGAACTGGAGGTGCGGGGCCGGACGGCGGTCCTGGTCGAACGCGACGGCGTCCCGGTCGGCCTGCTGGGCATCGCCGACCGGCTCCGCCCGGACGCCGCCGCCACCGTCGCCGCGCTGACGGCGCTGACCGCCCTCCCGCCGATGCTGCTCACCGGGGACAACCCGCGCGCCGCCGCGCGACTGGCCGCCGAGGCGGGCATCCCGGCCCGGGGCGTCCGCGCCGGGCTGCTGCCGCAGGACAAGGTGGCGGAGGTCCGCCGGCTGGAGGCGGACGGCCACCGGGTGCTGGTGGTCGGCGACGGCGTCAACGACGCGCCCGCGCTGGCCGCCGCCCACGCCGGGATCGCCATGGGCCGGGCCGGCTCGGACCTGGCACTGGAGACCGCCGACGCGGTGATCGTCCGCGACGAGCTCGGCACCGTCCCCACCGTCGTCGCGCTCTCCCGCCGGGCGCGCCGGCTGGTGGTGCAGAACCTGGTGGTCGCCGCCGTGTTCGTCACCGGCCTGGTGGTCTGGGACCTGGCCGGGCGCCTGCCGCTGCCGCTGGGCGTCCTCGGCCACGAGGGCTCCACGGTCGTGGTCGGACTCAACGGGCTGCGGCTGCTGCGCGACCGCGCCTGGGAGCGGGCCGGCGCGGGCAGCTGA
- a CDS encoding LppU/SCO3897 family protein: protein MTDAGGPPPSGEPDRPPTAPPVPDAGPVPPAAPPVPPSPPSPPSAPPPIASPSGPPSGFPSGAGAERTWDRSHVIGLVAATLIAVAAIGFAVGRSTAPRIAVGSEPQAPVAVGDCTTAQRPGGGANTFVVVGCRDRAARYEVLQVFSGTTDQRLCDEVPNVEFALTQQTTKTSAGFVVCVDRLDVPARGSQE, encoded by the coding sequence GTGACCGACGCCGGCGGCCCGCCGCCGAGCGGAGAGCCGGACCGCCCGCCGACCGCTCCGCCGGTCCCGGACGCCGGTCCGGTGCCGCCGGCCGCACCGCCGGTGCCGCCGTCCCCGCCGTCCCCGCCCTCCGCGCCGCCTCCGATCGCGTCCCCGTCGGGGCCCCCGTCGGGGTTCCCGTCCGGGGCCGGCGCGGAGCGGACCTGGGACCGGAGCCATGTCATCGGGCTGGTCGCCGCCACGCTGATCGCGGTGGCCGCGATCGGCTTCGCGGTCGGGCGCAGCACCGCGCCCCGGATCGCGGTGGGCAGCGAGCCGCAGGCCCCGGTGGCGGTGGGCGACTGCACCACCGCCCAGCGTCCCGGCGGCGGTGCCAACACCTTCGTGGTGGTCGGCTGCCGGGACAGGGCCGCCCGCTACGAGGTGCTCCAGGTGTTCTCGGGCACGACCGACCAGCGGCTGTGCGACGAGGTCCCGAACGTGGAGTTCGCCCTGACGCAGCAGACGACGAAGACCTCGGCGGGCTTCGTCGTCTGCGTCGATCGGCTGGACGTGCCGGCCCGCGGCAGCCAGGAGTAG
- a CDS encoding alkaline phosphatase family protein gives MSGMTRRRLLGSTAGVAGGAAALSLLPASVQQAVAAGVPKRGSMADIEHVVLLMQENRSFDHYFGTLSGVRGFNDPHALRLDTGRSVFYQPDAVNPDGYTLPFHLNTSTTSAQAIPSTSHAWSVQHEAWNDGKMDQWLPAHRAADGVNGPYVMGYYTREDIPFQFALAESFTICDNYFCSVQGPTWPNRLYWMTGSIDPAGTGGGPIIQNAAPTPLTWKTYAESLEEAGVSWKVYQETDNYGTDVLSLFETFQQAKPGDPLYDKGMLAQPTGTFEDDARNDRLPAVSWILPTSYQSEHPDYLPAAGADFVASKIEAIASNPEVWAKTVFILNYDENDGLFDHVVPPTSPAGTKDEYIGGLPIGGGFRVPCIIVSPWTVGGYVATEAFDHTSVLQFLESFTGVPAVNVTDWRRETFGDLTSAFQFHRRGKSAPPLPPTAAQLALAEQEVATLPAPTLPGADQRFPQQERGHRKHV, from the coding sequence ATGTCCGGAATGACCCGACGCCGGCTGCTCGGTTCGACGGCCGGCGTGGCCGGCGGAGCGGCAGCGCTGTCACTGCTGCCGGCCAGCGTCCAGCAGGCCGTGGCGGCCGGAGTGCCCAAGCGCGGCTCGATGGCGGACATCGAGCACGTGGTCCTGCTGATGCAGGAGAACCGCTCGTTCGACCACTACTTCGGCACCCTGTCCGGCGTCCGCGGCTTCAACGACCCGCACGCCCTGCGGCTGGACACCGGACGCTCCGTCTTCTACCAGCCCGACGCGGTCAACCCGGACGGCTACACCCTGCCGTTCCACCTGAACACCAGCACCACCAGCGCCCAGGCCATCCCCTCCACCAGCCACGCCTGGTCGGTCCAGCACGAGGCCTGGAACGACGGCAAGATGGACCAGTGGCTGCCCGCGCACCGGGCCGCCGACGGCGTCAACGGCCCCTACGTGATGGGCTACTACACCCGCGAGGACATCCCCTTCCAGTTCGCCCTCGCCGAGTCCTTCACCATCTGCGACAACTACTTCTGCTCGGTCCAGGGCCCGACCTGGCCGAACCGGCTCTACTGGATGACCGGCTCGATAGACCCGGCCGGCACCGGCGGCGGCCCGATAATCCAGAACGCCGCTCCCACGCCGCTGACCTGGAAGACCTACGCGGAGAGCCTGGAAGAGGCCGGCGTGAGCTGGAAGGTCTACCAGGAGACCGACAACTACGGCACCGACGTGCTCTCGCTCTTCGAGACCTTCCAGCAGGCCAAGCCCGGCGACCCGCTCTACGACAAGGGCATGCTGGCGCAGCCGACCGGCACCTTCGAGGACGACGCCCGCAACGACCGGCTCCCGGCCGTGTCCTGGATCCTGCCGACCAGCTACCAGTCGGAGCACCCGGACTACCTGCCGGCGGCGGGCGCGGACTTCGTCGCCTCGAAGATCGAGGCCATCGCCTCCAACCCGGAGGTGTGGGCGAAGACCGTCTTCATCCTCAACTACGACGAGAACGACGGCCTGTTCGACCACGTCGTGCCGCCGACCTCGCCGGCCGGCACCAAGGACGAGTACATCGGCGGCCTGCCGATCGGCGGCGGCTTCCGGGTGCCGTGCATCATCGTCTCCCCGTGGACGGTCGGCGGCTACGTCGCCACCGAGGCCTTCGACCACACCTCGGTGCTGCAGTTCCTGGAGAGCTTCACCGGCGTCCCGGCGGTGAACGTCACCGACTGGCGGCGCGAGACCTTCGGCGACCTGACCTCCGCCTTCCAGTTCCACCGGCGCGGCAAGAGCGCCCCGCCGCTGCCGCCCACCGCCGCCCAGCTGGCCCTGGCCGAGCAGGAGGTCGCCACGCTGCCGGCGCCGACGCTGCCCGGCGCCGACCAGCGCTTCCCGCAGCAGGAGCGGGGCCACCGCAAGCACGTCTGA
- a CDS encoding methyltransferase, protein MNRLTTAHGPLDLARHPEDPREQLRAWDAADEYLLRHLAGTAALPGAEPAAPVDLSGAVAVVGDRWGALATALAVQRQAQPPVQISDSYLAQQATLRNLDRNGLAPEAVRQLTTRDAPPERIDVLVVRVPKSLALLEDQLHRLAPALHAGTAVVGAGMVTEVHTSTLQTFERLVGPVRTSLAVRKARLIHCAPDPELVRPANPWPHRYDLPADTGPLAGRTVTNHAGVFCADHLDIGTRFLLRNLPQRHGFRRIVDLGCGNGVVGTAAALAAPGAELLFVDESHQAVASARETFTANAAPEAVADASFRVGDGMAGIPAGSVDLVLNNPPFHTYHASTDSTAWRMFSGAHVALRPGGELWVVGNRHLGYHVKLRRIFGNSEVVASDPKFVVLRAVRN, encoded by the coding sequence ATGAACCGCTTGACGACCGCTCACGGCCCGCTCGACCTGGCCCGCCACCCCGAGGACCCCCGGGAGCAGCTCCGGGCCTGGGACGCCGCCGACGAGTACCTGCTCCGCCACCTCGCCGGAACCGCCGCGCTGCCGGGAGCGGAGCCCGCCGCGCCGGTGGACCTCTCCGGCGCCGTCGCCGTCGTCGGCGACCGCTGGGGCGCGCTGGCCACCGCCCTCGCCGTGCAGCGCCAGGCGCAGCCGCCGGTGCAGATCAGCGACTCCTACCTGGCCCAGCAGGCGACGCTGCGCAACCTCGACCGGAACGGCCTCGCCCCGGAGGCGGTCCGGCAGCTCACCACCCGGGACGCCCCGCCGGAGCGGATCGACGTGCTGGTGGTCCGGGTGCCCAAGAGCCTGGCCCTGCTGGAGGACCAGCTGCACCGGCTGGCCCCGGCGCTCCACGCCGGGACCGCCGTGGTCGGCGCCGGCATGGTCACCGAGGTCCACACCTCGACCCTGCAGACCTTCGAACGGCTGGTCGGGCCGGTCCGGACCTCGCTCGCGGTCCGCAAGGCGCGCCTGATCCACTGCGCGCCCGACCCGGAGCTGGTCCGACCGGCCAACCCCTGGCCGCACCGGTACGACCTGCCCGCCGACACCGGCCCGCTGGCCGGACGGACCGTCACCAACCACGCGGGCGTGTTCTGCGCCGACCACCTGGACATCGGCACCCGCTTCCTCCTGCGGAACCTGCCGCAGCGGCACGGCTTCCGCCGGATCGTCGACCTCGGCTGCGGCAACGGCGTCGTCGGCACCGCCGCCGCGCTCGCCGCGCCCGGAGCCGAGCTGCTCTTCGTCGACGAGTCGCACCAGGCCGTCGCCTCCGCCCGGGAGACCTTCACCGCCAATGCCGCGCCGGAGGCGGTCGCCGACGCGAGCTTCCGGGTCGGCGACGGCATGGCCGGGATCCCGGCCGGCTCGGTCGACCTGGTCCTGAACAACCCGCCCTTCCACACCTACCACGCCTCCACCGACTCCACGGCCTGGCGGATGTTCAGCGGCGCGCACGTGGCGCTGCGCCCCGGCGGCGAACTGTGGGTGGTCGGCAACCGGCACCTCGGCTACCACGTGAAGCTGCGCCGGATCTTCGGCAACAGCGAGGTCGTCGCGAGCGACCCGAAGTTCGTGGTGCTGCGGGCGGTCAGGAACTGA
- a CDS encoding MFS transporter, whose translation MTSSMIRPPVGRDAVVPGSGSPAADPPARTADRPPLLRLGALVRASGGPRYGLALVVDSLGSGLLRPFLLLYGIKVLGLGAAATGVAMSAGMVLGLVSVPFVGRWIDRGARSTVVAAAMLVRVLGVALLLAAGHAGAPPVWGFAVAALFLGVGNQCWPPAHAALVATVAAAEERDAALAAGRSLRNAGLGAGALIATVCLGGGAGALRVLAAVTALGYAVAGVLAWSVRVRAAGPAEPGRAPSGDRSRSGDRSGPGARSRSGGRSGGRGLGVLDVANLPYAFCFNVLEVALPAVLVTRLHAAPAWSAGIFVGNTAIVVAAQIAVVTRLRTRARRSTLALSGLLLAGSYLGFWAAGSLGSWAAPAGIALVSVVYTAGEILYTGSATALIAATTPPGQLGRALARFQLSSGIGLAASPAVLMALLDRGSGVLWGGLAGATLLAACAVRRWAADDSAGPAVSS comes from the coding sequence ATGACCTCCTCGATGATCCGGCCCCCGGTCGGCCGCGACGCCGTCGTACCCGGCTCCGGCTCGCCCGCCGCCGACCCACCCGCCCGCACCGCCGACCGTCCGCCCCTGCTGCGGCTCGGCGCGCTGGTGCGGGCCTCCGGCGGGCCCCGCTACGGCCTGGCGCTGGTCGTGGACTCGCTCGGCTCCGGCCTGCTGCGGCCCTTCCTGCTGCTCTACGGCATCAAGGTACTGGGGCTCGGCGCGGCGGCGACCGGGGTGGCGATGTCGGCGGGGATGGTGCTGGGGCTGGTCTCGGTGCCTTTCGTCGGACGGTGGATCGACCGGGGCGCCCGCTCGACGGTGGTCGCGGCGGCGATGCTGGTCCGGGTGCTGGGCGTGGCGCTGCTGCTCGCGGCCGGGCACGCCGGAGCTCCGCCGGTCTGGGGTTTCGCCGTGGCCGCACTGTTCCTGGGGGTGGGCAACCAGTGCTGGCCCCCGGCGCACGCCGCGCTGGTCGCCACGGTGGCGGCGGCCGAGGAGCGGGACGCCGCGCTGGCCGCCGGGCGGTCGCTGCGCAACGCCGGGCTGGGCGCGGGCGCGCTGATCGCCACCGTCTGCCTGGGCGGCGGGGCCGGCGCGCTGCGGGTGCTGGCGGCGGTGACCGCGCTGGGCTACGCGGTGGCCGGTGTACTGGCGTGGTCGGTCCGGGTGCGCGCGGCCGGCCCGGCCGAACCCGGGCGGGCGCCGTCCGGCGACCGGTCGCGCTCCGGTGACCGGTCCGGGCCCGGCGCTCGGTCCCGGTCCGGGGGCCGGTCCGGGGGCCGGGGGCTCGGCGTGCTGGACGTCGCCAACCTGCCCTACGCCTTCTGCTTCAACGTGCTGGAGGTCGCCCTCCCGGCCGTGCTGGTCACCCGGCTGCACGCCGCGCCCGCCTGGTCCGCCGGGATCTTCGTGGGCAACACCGCCATCGTCGTCGCCGCCCAGATCGCCGTGGTGACCCGGCTGCGCACCCGGGCGCGGCGCTCGACGCTGGCCCTCTCCGGGTTGCTCCTGGCCGGCTCCTACCTGGGCTTCTGGGCAGCCGGCTCGCTCGGCTCCTGGGCCGCCCCGGCCGGGATCGCCCTGGTGTCGGTGGTCTATACCGCCGGGGAGATCCTCTACACCGGCAGCGCCACCGCGCTGATCGCCGCGACCACCCCGCCCGGGCAGCTGGGACGGGCGCTGGCGCGGTTCCAGCTGAGCAGCGGGATCGGGCTGGCGGCCTCACCCGCCGTGCTGATGGCGCTGCTCGACCGGGGCTCGGGCGTGCTGTGGGGCGGCCTGGCCGGCGCCACCCTGCTGGCCGCCTGCGCGGTGCGGCGCTGGGCGGCCGACGACTCGGCCGGACCAGCCGTCAGTTCCTGA
- a CDS encoding DUF5937 family protein yields MSLTVDITGVQPEQLLFAASPLAELTAMLHVLAVPGHHPAWQGWAAKTRTALDPDLAERLAEAEFLWRSSRADFLLPGRPGASLAEELDTVDRLDDHVYVAAALTTTCGSDRTLFGLPSPLADARVRARALDLAQARGPQQASFADRLMADPASVRARVRRTLEDCGPAFFDATWQRVHPQLAADLRLKADLMARRGLADTLASVSGSVGLDPARRTIVVDKLQDNRADATGGGLTFVPTVFGRPHLVVVHAPGWRPVMQYPVATAEEPAPVPMELVRLRLDALAHPVRLRLLRTLARGPHTTGELASGWDLSAPEVSRHLALLRRAGLLTTRRRGRYVLYELDASTTADLGPDLLDALLR; encoded by the coding sequence GTGAGCCTCACCGTCGACATCACCGGCGTCCAGCCGGAGCAGCTGCTGTTCGCGGCCTCGCCGCTGGCCGAGCTGACCGCCATGCTGCACGTCCTCGCCGTGCCCGGACACCACCCCGCCTGGCAGGGCTGGGCGGCCAAGACCCGGACGGCGCTCGACCCCGACCTCGCCGAACGCCTCGCCGAGGCCGAGTTCCTGTGGCGCTCCTCGCGCGCCGACTTCCTGCTGCCCGGCCGCCCCGGCGCCTCCCTGGCCGAGGAGCTGGACACGGTCGACCGGCTCGACGACCACGTCTACGTCGCCGCCGCGCTGACCACCACCTGCGGCAGCGACCGGACGCTCTTCGGACTGCCCTCACCGCTGGCGGACGCCCGGGTCCGGGCCCGTGCCCTCGACCTCGCCCAGGCGCGGGGCCCGCAGCAGGCGTCCTTCGCCGACCGGCTGATGGCCGACCCGGCCTCGGTGCGGGCCCGGGTCCGGCGGACGCTGGAGGACTGCGGACCGGCCTTCTTCGACGCGACCTGGCAGCGCGTCCACCCGCAACTCGCCGCCGACCTGCGGCTCAAGGCCGACCTGATGGCCCGGCGCGGCCTTGCCGACACCCTGGCCTCGGTCTCCGGCTCGGTCGGCCTCGACCCGGCCCGGCGGACCATCGTCGTCGACAAGCTCCAGGACAACCGCGCCGACGCGACCGGCGGCGGCCTGACCTTCGTCCCCACCGTGTTCGGCCGGCCGCACCTGGTCGTCGTGCACGCCCCCGGCTGGCGCCCGGTCATGCAGTACCCGGTCGCCACGGCGGAGGAGCCGGCGCCCGTCCCGATGGAGCTGGTGCGGCTGCGGCTGGACGCCCTCGCGCACCCGGTCCGGCTGCGGTTGCTCCGCACCCTGGCCCGGGGCCCGCACACCACCGGCGAACTCGCCTCGGGCTGGGACCTCAGCGCCCCCGAGGTCTCCCGCCACCTGGCCCTGCTGCGCCGCGCCGGACTGCTGACGACCCGTCGGCGCGGACGCTACGTCCTCTACGAGCTCGACGCATCCACCACGGCCGACCTCGGCCCCGACCTCCTCGACGCGCTGCTGCGCTGA
- a CDS encoding histidine kinase produces the protein MAAVHSVLFITATDGDQISKAFEEAQHLPGIRQAAVLTRSAEGIVEMGDSYVHLAGAPTVLTGAIGALVGLVAGPMGSFLGMAAGAWVGSALEGHNIQEAGAGLIFLGAGVPDASSQLIVELKEEDPAPADELAARHGATLVRRPAEEVAEQVRAAEKAAEDSLHGEVELAESEDDDDDADLGDGHGGPESGSGRTD, from the coding sequence GTGGCTGCTGTGCACAGTGTCCTGTTCATCACCGCCACGGACGGCGATCAGATCTCCAAGGCCTTCGAGGAGGCCCAGCACCTGCCCGGGATCCGCCAGGCCGCCGTGCTGACCCGCTCGGCCGAGGGCATCGTCGAGATGGGCGACAGCTACGTCCACCTCGCGGGTGCCCCGACCGTGCTGACCGGGGCGATCGGGGCGCTGGTGGGCCTGGTCGCCGGGCCGATGGGCTCCTTCCTCGGGATGGCGGCGGGGGCCTGGGTCGGCAGTGCGCTGGAGGGCCACAACATCCAGGAGGCGGGGGCCGGGCTGATCTTCCTGGGCGCGGGCGTCCCCGACGCCAGCAGTCAGCTGATCGTCGAGCTGAAGGAGGAGGACCCCGCGCCGGCCGACGAGCTCGCCGCCCGCCACGGCGCCACGCTGGTGCGCCGTCCGGCGGAGGAGGTCGCCGAGCAGGTGCGGGCGGCGGAGAAGGCGGCGGAGGACTCGCTGCACGGAGAGGTCGAGCTGGCCGAGTCCGAGGACGACGACGATGACGCGGATCTCGGCGACGGCCACGGCGGCCCGGAGAGCGGCAGCGGTCGCACGGACTGA
- a CDS encoding MFS transporter produces the protein MTAVDPSARPTAGAAVRRRWIPELLLDTAFRRYWTGQSISVLGDQVSALALPLIAVVTLHADATRMGFLTAAIWLPNLLFALHAGAWADRRGRRRRTMIATDLGRAALVATLPLGYALHALTLTQLYVVAFATGTLSVLFDVSRAPLFQALVPAGRYVEGSSLVSGSSAMAQVLGPGLGGLLVQLLSAPLALLADALSFVASALCLSRISPAEPPPTPGGRGGLTAGRRFIAGSSVMRAALAATATVNFFTFMANALFVLYAIGTLHLSAGLLGAVLGAGAVGGVVGAVSAGAVARRVGVGRTFLIGLIVFPAPMLLIPAAHGPTPTILALLFAAEFGSGIGMMWLDIAAGSIFSTVVPPELLSRVTGAYRTVNFGVRPLGSLAGGLLAGAIGLRPTLWLAVAGATASFLWLLPSPLPRLRELPQPGGPAPG, from the coding sequence ATGACCGCCGTCGACCCCTCCGCCCGGCCGACGGCCGGGGCCGCGGTCCGCCGCCGGTGGATACCCGAACTGCTCCTGGACACCGCCTTCCGCCGCTACTGGACCGGCCAGTCCATATCCGTGCTCGGCGACCAGGTCTCCGCCCTCGCCCTCCCGCTGATCGCGGTCGTCACCCTGCACGCCGACGCGACCCGGATGGGCTTCCTGACCGCCGCGATCTGGCTGCCCAACCTGCTCTTCGCGCTGCACGCGGGCGCCTGGGCCGACCGCCGGGGCCGGCGGCGCCGGACGATGATCGCCACCGACCTCGGCCGCGCCGCCCTGGTCGCCACCCTGCCGCTCGGCTACGCCCTGCACGCCCTGACGCTGACCCAGCTCTACGTCGTGGCCTTCGCGACCGGGACCCTGTCCGTGCTCTTCGACGTCAGCCGGGCCCCGCTGTTCCAGGCGCTGGTCCCGGCCGGACGCTATGTCGAAGGCAGTTCGCTGGTCAGCGGCAGCAGCGCGATGGCGCAGGTCCTCGGACCGGGCCTGGGCGGGCTGCTGGTCCAACTGCTCTCCGCGCCGCTCGCGCTGCTGGCCGACGCGCTCTCCTTCGTCGCCTCGGCGCTCTGCCTGTCCCGGATCTCCCCGGCCGAACCGCCGCCGACCCCCGGCGGCCGGGGCGGACTCACGGCCGGACGCCGGTTCATCGCCGGCTCCTCGGTGATGCGGGCCGCGCTGGCCGCCACCGCGACCGTCAACTTCTTCACCTTCATGGCCAACGCGCTGTTCGTGCTCTACGCGATCGGCACCCTGCACCTGAGCGCCGGGCTGCTGGGCGCGGTCCTCGGCGCGGGGGCGGTCGGCGGGGTGGTGGGCGCGGTCAGCGCCGGGGCCGTGGCCCGGCGGGTGGGCGTCGGCCGGACGTTCCTGATCGGCCTGATCGTGTTCCCGGCGCCCATGCTGCTGATCCCGGCCGCGCACGGGCCCACCCCGACCATCCTCGCGCTGCTCTTCGCCGCCGAGTTCGGCTCCGGAATCGGCATGATGTGGCTGGACATCGCCGCCGGATCGATCTTCTCCACAGTCGTCCCGCCCGAGCTGCTCTCCCGGGTCACCGGCGCCTACCGCACCGTCAACTTCGGCGTCCGGCCGCTGGGCTCGCTCGCCGGCGGACTGCTGGCCGGTGCGATCGGCCTGCGGCCGACGCTGTGGCTCGCCGTCGCGGGCGCCACCGCCTCGTTCCTCTGGCTGCTGCCCTCCCCGCTCCCCCGGCTGCGGGAACTCCCGCAGCCGGGGGGACCGGCCCCCGGCTGA
- a CDS encoding winged helix-turn-helix domain-containing protein, whose amino-acid sequence MTEQEPLPSIRLTDPRALRAYAHPTRMALVGLLRREGPLTATQASAVIGESVASCSFHLRQLAKYGLVEEAGGGRGRQKPWQATAMTTSWDDGPADPAAAAASEALQLAIAGLYFDLTTRWIRDRPREPAEWQQAAHFGDSLLYLTAAELTELGEQFQQLMRPYQERLVNPGLRPEGSRPISLVHLAFPSRFSGTDTTGSQDS is encoded by the coding sequence ATGACCGAGCAGGAACCGCTGCCCTCCATCCGCCTGACCGACCCCCGCGCCCTCCGCGCCTACGCCCACCCGACCCGGATGGCCCTGGTCGGACTACTGCGCCGGGAGGGCCCGCTGACGGCCACCCAGGCCTCGGCGGTCATCGGCGAGAGCGTCGCCAGCTGCTCCTTCCACCTGCGCCAGCTCGCCAAGTACGGGCTGGTGGAGGAGGCCGGCGGCGGGCGCGGCCGGCAGAAGCCGTGGCAGGCCACCGCGATGACCACCAGCTGGGACGACGGCCCGGCCGACCCGGCCGCCGCAGCCGCCAGCGAGGCGCTGCAGCTCGCGATCGCGGGGCTGTACTTCGACCTCACCACGCGCTGGATCCGGGACCGTCCGCGGGAGCCCGCGGAGTGGCAGCAGGCGGCGCACTTCGGCGACTCGCTGCTGTACCTGACCGCCGCCGAACTGACCGAGCTGGGCGAGCAGTTCCAGCAGCTGATGCGGCCCTATCAGGAGCGGCTGGTCAACCCCGGGCTCCGCCCCGAGGGGTCACGGCCCATCAGCCTGGTGCACCTGGCCTTCCCCAGCCGCTTCAGCGGGACCGACACCACCGGGAGCCAGGACTCATGA
- a CDS encoding DEAD/DEAH box helicase family protein: protein MSEAPDVPPTLLRIIGPPAVGKMAVGHEIAARTGLRLFHNHVSIEPVLRYFDFGTPQFHRLVGGFRRQLMAEVAGSDLPGLIFTYVLAFEEPEDHRALEEYAAPFRARGGRVLLLELAASRTERLRRNEGELRLAEKPSKRDLAASRRHVVELDGAHRLNSEGDFDHWPDSEYLRIDNTHRSVAEVAERTIEHFGLVRAAENG from the coding sequence ATGAGTGAAGCCCCGGACGTCCCGCCCACCCTGCTGCGCATCATCGGTCCGCCCGCCGTGGGCAAGATGGCCGTCGGGCACGAGATCGCCGCCAGGACCGGGCTGCGGCTGTTCCACAACCACGTGTCGATCGAGCCGGTGCTGCGCTACTTCGACTTCGGGACGCCGCAGTTCCACCGGCTGGTGGGCGGCTTCCGGCGACAGCTGATGGCGGAGGTCGCCGGAAGCGACCTGCCCGGACTGATCTTCACCTATGTGCTCGCCTTCGAGGAGCCCGAGGACCACCGGGCGCTGGAGGAGTACGCGGCCCCGTTCCGGGCGCGCGGCGGCCGGGTGCTGCTGCTCGAACTGGCGGCGAGTCGGACCGAGCGGCTGCGCCGCAACGAGGGCGAACTGCGGCTGGCCGAGAAGCCGTCCAAGCGCGACCTCGCGGCCTCGCGCCGCCATGTGGTGGAGCTGGACGGCGCCCACCGGCTGAACTCCGAGGGCGACTTCGACCACTGGCCGGACTCGGAGTACCTGCGGATCGACAACACCCACCGTTCGGTGGCGGAGGTGGCGGAGCGGACGATCGAGCACTTCGGCCTGGTCCGGGCGGCGGAGAACGGCTGA